A portion of the Thermosediminibacter oceani DSM 16646 genome contains these proteins:
- the sigE gene encoding RNA polymerase sporulation sigma factor SigE: MFKNLNLNVLILYIRQKLGKWKRRVIYYIGGSETLPPPLSSEEEAMLLDKLQMGDNGVRNVLIERNLRLVVYIARKFENTGAGIEDLISIGTIGLIKAINTFDPHKKIKLATYASRCIENEILMYLRRNNRNRAEVSFDEPLNIDWDGNELLLSDILGTDSDMIYKCIEEEVEKELLDTAMKRLSKRERCIMELRFGLNDGKEKTQKEVAELLGISQSYISRLEKRIIKRLRKEIVRMM, translated from the coding sequence ATGTTTAAAAACTTAAATTTAAATGTTTTAATTTTATATATCCGGCAAAAACTGGGAAAATGGAAAAGAAGGGTTATATACTATATAGGTGGGAGCGAAACTTTACCGCCCCCACTTTCTAGTGAAGAAGAAGCCATGTTGTTGGATAAGTTGCAAATGGGAGATAACGGGGTAAGGAATGTCCTTATAGAGCGGAATTTGCGGCTTGTGGTTTACATCGCCCGCAAATTTGAAAACACGGGAGCGGGCATTGAAGATCTTATATCTATCGGTACTATCGGACTTATAAAAGCTATTAATACTTTTGATCCTCATAAAAAGATTAAACTTGCCACTTATGCTTCAAGATGTATCGAAAATGAGATACTCATGTACCTAAGGAGGAACAACAGGAATCGCGCGGAAGTATCCTTTGACGAGCCCCTGAACATAGACTGGGATGGGAACGAACTTCTACTTTCGGATATTCTGGGCACCGATAGTGACATGATTTATAAATGTATAGAAGAAGAGGTGGAAAAAGAACTTCTGGATACAGCGATGAAACGCTTATCAAAGAGAGAAAGGTGTATCATGGAGTTGAGATTCGGCCTGAACGATGGAAAAGAAAAAACTCAGAAGGAGGTAGCCGAACTTCTAGGGATATCTCAGTCTTACATTTCAAGACTAGAAAAGAGAATTATAAAAAGACTGAGAAAGGAAATAGTTAGAATGATGTAA
- a CDS encoding cell division protein FtsQ/DivIB gives MLTATSSFFKLEKIEINGNVSIPDSEILNSVNHHLGENIFMIKPALISEEIKQSVPIKEVKVKLKLPRTLVINVEEREIAAALSYLGGFALIDSNGVVVRIEPELKGLMIPVITGLEISRAEKAKPLVISEDQSLLERLKEVMKLFSPMNAELSEIHIEKNREGVAFFIYTLDGYQVYFEETDIDEGKFALLREVLEDLRKNGRGKGLIDLSQDMPVFRPNISEEKGGRDN, from the coding sequence ATGTTGACTGCCACCAGTTCTTTTTTCAAGCTGGAGAAGATAGAGATTAATGGTAACGTCAGCATACCGGATTCCGAAATATTGAATTCGGTCAATCATCATCTAGGTGAAAATATATTTATGATTAAACCGGCGTTGATAAGTGAAGAGATTAAACAGTCCGTCCCCATCAAAGAGGTGAAGGTAAAATTAAAACTTCCCCGAACACTGGTAATAAATGTAGAAGAAAGGGAAATCGCTGCTGCATTGTCCTATCTGGGCGGTTTTGCTTTGATTGATTCGAACGGTGTTGTGGTGAGGATTGAGCCGGAGCTCAAAGGGTTGATGATTCCGGTAATAACAGGCCTAGAAATATCCCGCGCTGAAAAGGCAAAACCTCTTGTTATTAGTGAAGATCAGAGCTTATTAGAGAGGTTAAAGGAAGTCATGAAATTATTTTCACCGATGAACGCGGAGTTGTCCGAGATCCATATAGAAAAGAATCGGGAAGGAGTAGCTTTTTTTATTTATACCCTGGATGGATATCAGGTTTACTTTGAAGAAACTGATATCGACGAAGGAAAATTTGCACTGCTCCGAGAGGTGCTGGAAGACCTCAGGAAAAACGGAAGAGGCAAGGGATTAATAGATTTAAGTCAGGATATGCCGGTATTCAGACCTAATATAAGTGAGGAGAAAGGGGGAAGAGATAATTGA
- a CDS encoding small basic family protein — protein sequence MLFPLIGLILGIVAGIMLPINIPISYAPYISIAVLAALDSVFGGLRALGEGYFNVNIFITGFFANALLAGFLAFLGDKLGIPIYMAAIFAFGVRIFQNLAIIRREMLDRIFKKG from the coding sequence ATGTTGTTTCCGTTGATAGGACTTATTTTAGGCATCGTGGCGGGGATTATGTTACCGATAAATATACCTATAAGCTATGCGCCGTACATCTCGATAGCCGTTCTCGCTGCGCTTGATTCTGTGTTTGGGGGCCTCAGGGCGTTGGGAGAAGGTTACTTCAATGTGAACATTTTCATAACAGGTTTTTTTGCCAACGCACTACTGGCCGGCTTTCTGGCGTTTCTGGGAGATAAACTCGGAATACCTATTTATATGGCAGCGATATTCGCCTTCGGAGTAAGGATTTTCCAAAATCTTGCAATCATCCGCAGGGAGATGTTGGACCGAATATTTAAGAAGGGTTAG
- the murA gene encoding UDP-N-acetylglucosamine 1-carboxyvinyltransferase, with translation MGAYVITGGLKLTGRLRVQGSKNASLPILAATLLNSQKSCIKNVPEIKDVQVMLSILTMLGAKITQNGNEVTIDTSTVNTWEVPEQLMRKMRSSIVLMGPLLGRFGRVKVSYPGGCEIGPRPIDLHLKGFAALGVKMRESYGFIYAEAEKLKGANIHLDFPSVGATENLMLAAVLAEGRTVIRNAAKEPEIVDLQNFLNKMGCRVKGAGTDTIKIEGCSIADLKPVEEYTVIPDRIAAGTYLVAAAATRGNIVLENVIREHIEPILAKLREMGCRIRSEDDKVELWVEAPLRALDSLRTLPYPGFPTDVQAPMMALLTTVDGTSIITETVFENRFKHAEELRRMGANIKINGNTAIIKGVKKLTGAIVEAKDLRAGAGLVIAGLAADGKTIVEGTSYIERGYERFDDNLRALGAKIEKIE, from the coding sequence GTGGGGGCTTATGTAATAACGGGGGGCCTCAAACTTACAGGAAGACTTAGGGTGCAGGGCTCTAAAAATGCCAGTCTTCCGATTCTCGCAGCCACACTTCTTAATTCTCAGAAGAGCTGCATAAAAAATGTACCGGAGATAAAAGACGTTCAGGTAATGTTAAGCATATTGACCATGCTTGGGGCCAAGATCACTCAAAACGGCAATGAAGTGACAATAGATACGAGCACCGTGAATACTTGGGAAGTGCCCGAACAGTTGATGAGAAAGATGAGGTCTTCCATAGTTTTAATGGGCCCCTTACTCGGGCGGTTCGGCAGGGTTAAAGTATCGTATCCGGGAGGTTGCGAAATAGGTCCGAGGCCCATTGACCTGCATTTAAAAGGCTTTGCAGCGCTGGGCGTAAAGATGAGAGAGAGCTATGGTTTTATTTATGCCGAGGCGGAAAAATTAAAAGGTGCAAACATACACCTGGATTTTCCCAGCGTGGGTGCCACCGAAAATCTGATGTTGGCTGCGGTTCTGGCCGAAGGTAGAACCGTAATCAGGAATGCGGCAAAAGAACCCGAGATAGTTGACCTTCAAAACTTTTTAAACAAAATGGGATGCCGTGTTAAGGGTGCTGGTACAGATACCATTAAAATAGAAGGTTGTTCTATTGCTGATTTAAAACCCGTAGAAGAGTACACAGTTATCCCGGATAGGATTGCGGCGGGGACCTACCTGGTTGCGGCTGCCGCTACTAGAGGAAACATCGTGCTGGAAAACGTTATTCGTGAACATATCGAGCCTATTCTGGCCAAATTGAGGGAGATGGGCTGCAGGATAAGAAGTGAGGACGACAAGGTTGAATTGTGGGTGGAAGCGCCCTTAAGAGCCCTGGACAGTCTCAGAACCCTCCCATACCCGGGATTTCCTACCGATGTGCAAGCCCCTATGATGGCGCTGCTGACCACGGTGGATGGCACTTCAATCATTACTGAAACAGTTTTTGAAAACAGATTTAAACATGCAGAAGAACTGAGGCGGATGGGGGCTAATATAAAGATAAACGGCAATACCGCCATAATAAAAGGTGTGAAAAAATTGACGGGGGCCATTGTTGAAGCAAAAGACCTACGAGCCGGTGCGGGTCTGGTCATTGCAGGCCTTGCGGCCGATGGAAAGACAATTGTGGAGGGTACCTCTTATATTGAGAGAGGATACGAGCGGTTTGACGATAACCTACGGGCACTCGGAGCCAAAATCGAAAAAATAGAATAA
- a CDS encoding DUF881 domain-containing protein encodes MNNKIKGQILITIVCFVLGFMLVAQFRNTQKSGSAMTSLQRIQELTTQLKTVIDEREKLRTEISELRKRLAEYENSAANVSEVTEAMKQELEKARMVAGLVEGTGPGIIITLDDSNVPKQPGEDPNLFLIHDEDILKVVNELFAAGAEAVSVNGQRIIATTEIRCVGPTIMINSVRMAPPFVIQAIGNPENLESSMKMRGGIIESLEVFGIQVDIKKHDNIVMPAYTGSVKFQYFQPVKAGE; translated from the coding sequence TTGAATAATAAAATTAAGGGGCAGATTCTAATAACGATCGTATGCTTCGTGTTGGGGTTTATGCTGGTGGCACAGTTCCGGAACACTCAAAAAAGCGGCAGTGCCATGACGTCCTTACAGAGGATTCAGGAACTCACTACACAATTGAAGACAGTAATAGATGAGAGGGAAAAGCTGAGAACCGAGATATCCGAGCTGAGAAAAAGGCTGGCCGAATATGAAAATTCGGCTGCGAATGTCAGCGAGGTTACAGAAGCTATGAAACAGGAGCTAGAGAAAGCCCGCATGGTGGCCGGCCTTGTGGAGGGGACAGGACCGGGTATAATAATCACCCTGGATGACAGCAATGTACCGAAACAGCCCGGGGAAGACCCCAACCTGTTTTTGATCCACGATGAGGATATTTTAAAGGTTGTAAACGAACTTTTCGCAGCAGGAGCCGAAGCTGTATCGGTGAATGGACAGAGGATCATAGCAACTACGGAGATAAGGTGCGTCGGCCCCACCATTATGATAAATTCCGTAAGAATGGCACCGCCTTTTGTTATACAAGCAATAGGAAATCCCGAAAATCTAGAAAGTTCTATGAAAATGAGGGGCGGAATAATAGAGTCCCTGGAGGTATTCGGTATACAGGTGGATATTAAAAAACACGATAATATAGTTATGCCCGCTTATACCGGTTCGGTTAAATTCCAGTATTTCCAACCTGTAAAGGCAGGTGAATAA
- the sigG gene encoding RNA polymerase sporulation sigma factor SigG, with protein sequence MNLNKVEICGVNTSKLPVLSNSKMKELFLRVKQGDKEAREKLIHGNLRLVLSVIQRFNNRGEYVDDLFQVGCIGLMKAIDNFDLNQNVKFSTYAVPMIIGEIRRYLRDNNPIRVSRSLRDIAYKALQVRDSLVNKNSREPSIEEIAKEMNIPSEEIVMALDAIQEPISLFEPIYHDGGDPIFVMDQISDDKNNDENWLRSISIKEAMQKLNEREKLILTLRFFEGKTQMEVAQEIGISQAQVSRLEKAALKHLKKYM encoded by the coding sequence ATGAATTTGAACAAAGTAGAGATCTGCGGTGTTAACACATCAAAACTTCCGGTGCTGTCGAACAGCAAAATGAAGGAACTTTTTCTAAGAGTTAAGCAGGGAGACAAGGAAGCAAGGGAGAAACTTATTCACGGAAATCTGAGATTGGTCCTTAGCGTAATACAGAGGTTTAACAACAGGGGCGAGTATGTCGACGATCTTTTTCAGGTAGGATGCATCGGCTTGATGAAGGCAATAGATAACTTTGACTTAAATCAGAACGTCAAGTTTTCAACCTATGCGGTGCCGATGATTATAGGCGAGATCAGAAGATACCTAAGGGACAACAATCCCATAAGGGTCAGCAGATCTTTACGGGATATAGCCTATAAAGCTTTGCAGGTCAGAGATTCTCTAGTAAATAAGAATTCGAGGGAGCCTTCGATTGAAGAAATAGCAAAGGAAATGAATATTCCCTCTGAAGAAATTGTAATGGCTTTGGATGCCATTCAGGAACCTATTTCGCTATTTGAGCCCATCTACCATGATGGCGGAGACCCGATCTTTGTTATGGACCAGATCAGTGATGATAAAAATAATGACGAAAACTGGCTAAGGAGCATTTCGATAAAAGAAGCAATGCAGAAACTGAACGAAAGGGAGAAGCTAATACTGACGCTGAGGTTTTTTGAAGGGAAGACACAAATGGAGGTTGCTCAGGAAATCGGAATTTCGCAGGCTCAGGTTTCCAGACTGGAAAAAGCCGCGTTAAAACACCTAAAAAAATATATGTAA
- the murC gene encoding UDP-N-acetylmuramate--L-alanine ligase, protein MLRNCKRIHFIGIGGTGMSGIAKIVMELGYEVSGSDLKFSEALNRLKEEGARVFIGHDAANIRGADLVVVSSAIPPTNPEYVEAIKNDIPVIHRADMLSTLMATRKGIAVSGAHGKTTTTSMISLVLEKGGMSPTVVIGGELNDIGGNATLGKGEYMVAEADESDGSFLKLTPYIAVVTNIENDHMDHYKDMESMKEAYRKFIMNLKKDGFALLGTDNEHVRDVMKRVDVPYFTYGINYPADYMPKNIHIEGVDSRFEVYYRNERLGELELHVPGMHNIYNATAAVAVGHRLGLKMEDIAGALQAFRGVQRRFQLIGEVGGVRVVDDYAHHPTEIKATLKAAKLLNPNKLYAVFQPHRYTRTKMLAEEFGNAFEDADEVIITRLYSAGEAPIPGVSSMLIVEALKRSGKNVTYIDDKEKIPDYLAERVVPGDFVLTIGAGDIYKVAYDTVGKLEVLCERTR, encoded by the coding sequence TTGTTGAGAAATTGCAAACGCATTCATTTTATAGGTATTGGCGGTACTGGAATGAGCGGAATAGCCAAAATAGTTATGGAACTGGGATACGAAGTTTCCGGCTCTGACCTCAAGTTTTCCGAGGCGCTGAACCGCTTAAAAGAAGAAGGTGCGAGGGTTTTTATCGGACATGATGCTGCAAATATAAGAGGAGCAGATTTGGTGGTAGTATCTTCTGCTATTCCACCGACAAATCCGGAATATGTGGAAGCAATTAAGAACGATATACCGGTTATCCACCGGGCGGACATGTTGAGCACGCTGATGGCTACCAGGAAAGGAATAGCCGTTTCGGGTGCCCACGGGAAGACCACCACGACGTCGATGATTTCCCTCGTCCTTGAGAAAGGCGGAATGAGTCCCACAGTAGTTATCGGAGGGGAACTCAACGACATAGGTGGAAACGCAACTCTCGGGAAAGGCGAGTATATGGTGGCTGAAGCCGACGAGAGCGACGGGTCTTTTTTAAAACTCACCCCTTATATAGCCGTTGTTACCAATATCGAAAACGACCACATGGATCATTACAAAGATATGGAAAGCATGAAGGAAGCCTATAGAAAATTTATAATGAACCTTAAAAAAGACGGCTTTGCCCTGCTGGGAACCGATAATGAACATGTAAGAGATGTGATGAAACGCGTAGATGTCCCTTACTTTACCTACGGAATTAATTATCCAGCGGATTACATGCCGAAAAACATACATATAGAGGGAGTGGATTCAAGATTCGAAGTATATTATAGGAATGAGCGCTTGGGAGAGCTGGAACTCCACGTGCCCGGGATGCATAATATATATAATGCAACGGCCGCTGTTGCCGTAGGCCACAGGCTCGGATTAAAGATGGAGGATATAGCCGGTGCTCTTCAAGCCTTTAGAGGAGTGCAGCGCCGGTTCCAGCTTATCGGTGAGGTGGGCGGAGTCAGGGTCGTAGATGATTACGCTCACCATCCTACAGAAATTAAAGCTACCCTCAAAGCTGCAAAATTGCTTAATCCAAATAAACTGTACGCGGTTTTCCAGCCTCACCGGTACACCAGGACCAAAATGCTGGCGGAAGAATTCGGCAATGCTTTTGAAGATGCCGACGAAGTAATAATCACGCGCCTTTACAGTGCCGGTGAAGCACCTATACCCGGGGTGTCATCTATGCTGATAGTCGAAGCTCTGAAACGCAGCGGTAAGAATGTCACCTACATTGACGATAAAGAAAAGATACCTGACTATCTAGCAGAAAGGGTTGTACCCGGTGATTTCGTATTAACCATCGGTGCGGGAGATATATACAAAGTAGCTTATGATACGGTAGGAAAGCTGGAGGTGCTGTGTGAGAGGACCCGGTAA
- a CDS encoding YlmC/YmxH family sporulation protein, whose protein sequence is MLKASDLRQREVINIADGKKLGFISDLDIDVEEGRIRAVIVPAPTKILSVFGKGGDYVIPWEKIKKIGNDVILIELSDFTEPKKGM, encoded by the coding sequence ATGCTCAAGGCCTCGGATTTAAGACAGAGAGAGGTAATAAATATAGCCGACGGGAAAAAACTTGGATTTATAAGTGACCTGGATATCGACGTGGAAGAGGGGCGAATTCGGGCTGTTATAGTTCCGGCGCCGACTAAAATTTTGAGCGTGTTCGGCAAAGGTGGAGACTATGTGATCCCCTGGGAAAAAATAAAAAAAATAGGCAATGATGTGATACTGATAGAGCTTTCAGATTTTACCGAACCGAAAAAAGGAATGTAA
- the ftsZ gene encoding cell division protein FtsZ: MEQFANIKVIGIGGGGNNAVNRMVEAGLKGVEFIAVNTDAQALFLSKADKKIQIGEKLTRGLGAGANPEIGKKAAEESRTEIEEVLKGADMIFITAGMGGGTGTGAAPVVAEISKSLGILTVGVVTKPFSFEGKKRMAHAEMGISSLKNCVDTLITIPNDRLLSIAEKKTSIIEAFRIADDILRQGVQGISDLIAVPGLINLDFADVRTIMMEAGLAHMGIGRGSGENRAIEAAKQAVSSPLLETSIEGAKGVLLNITGSSNLGLLEVNEAAEYISAAADPDANIIFGAVIDEKLQDEIRITVIATGFEQKEKPPVKEEDYEIEPFDDEDFDIPAFLRKSKRR, translated from the coding sequence ATGGAACAATTCGCCAATATAAAAGTTATCGGCATAGGCGGAGGCGGCAATAACGCCGTAAATCGCATGGTAGAAGCGGGATTGAAAGGTGTAGAGTTTATAGCCGTCAACACAGATGCCCAAGCCCTCTTTTTGTCGAAAGCCGATAAAAAAATACAGATAGGAGAGAAACTGACAAGAGGTCTGGGAGCCGGTGCAAACCCTGAAATCGGTAAGAAGGCCGCGGAAGAAAGCAGGACCGAGATTGAAGAAGTGTTAAAGGGCGCTGACATGATATTCATAACCGCGGGTATGGGAGGCGGAACAGGTACTGGAGCTGCGCCGGTGGTAGCCGAAATATCAAAAAGTCTTGGAATACTCACAGTAGGAGTGGTTACAAAGCCTTTCAGCTTTGAAGGTAAAAAGCGAATGGCCCACGCAGAAATGGGCATTTCCAGCCTTAAAAACTGTGTGGATACCCTTATAACGATTCCTAACGACAGGCTGCTTTCTATTGCAGAAAAGAAAACTTCTATTATAGAAGCCTTCCGCATCGCTGACGATATTTTGAGGCAGGGAGTCCAGGGCATCTCGGACTTAATAGCGGTCCCCGGCTTGATTAATCTTGATTTCGCCGATGTCAGGACCATAATGATGGAAGCCGGCCTTGCTCATATGGGAATCGGCCGTGGCAGCGGAGAAAATAGGGCTATAGAAGCGGCTAAACAGGCTGTCTCAAGCCCGCTTCTTGAAACATCGATTGAAGGTGCAAAGGGCGTGCTTTTAAATATCACCGGCAGCTCGAATTTGGGCCTTTTGGAGGTAAACGAGGCCGCAGAGTACATATCCGCCGCTGCTGATCCTGACGCTAACATAATATTCGGCGCCGTAATCGACGAAAAGTTACAGGATGAGATAAGAATAACTGTGATTGCAACAGGTTTTGAACAAAAAGAAAAGCCGCCGGTAAAAGAAGAGGATTACGAAATCGAGCCCTTCGATGACGAAGACTTTGACATACCGGCATTCCTTAGAAAAAGCAAAAGGAGATAA
- the ftsA gene encoding cell division protein FtsA — protein sequence MGRNNILASLDLGSSKVCCMIGEISRSGEIDIIGYGIAPTTGIKKGIIVNIEAMVRSIVEAVEQAEQMSNAKVTSVLVGISGNNVTVINNRGVVAIPRSDREITLHDVERVIQVARIVAIPPDREIIEVLPKQFIVDGCDGIRDPVGMVGTRLEVEASIITGQLTAIQNVVRCVQKAGLEVEGITLKSLAAREILLSDDELDMGVALVDVGAGTTEITVFRGNSIALYSLIPLGGDYITNDIAIGLRLPYSQAEAIKRKYGCAMVSQASDKPDIEIQSIGESNTRRISQKELAAIIEPRVQEIISMIYKELKDLDYRAVLAAGAVLSGSGLLYMRGALEIAQKMLGIPVRAARTDMYGYDHTFTVALGLIYYGYKQRSFTERNGAKEKNTLSIFEKAKRFLKEYF from the coding sequence TTGGGGAGAAACAACATCCTGGCCAGCCTGGACTTGGGCAGTTCCAAAGTATGCTGTATGATCGGTGAAATTTCCCGAAGTGGAGAAATAGATATAATAGGCTACGGCATAGCTCCGACTACCGGCATAAAAAAGGGCATCATTGTTAATATCGAGGCTATGGTCCGCAGTATCGTCGAAGCCGTTGAGCAGGCGGAACAGATGTCCAACGCTAAAGTAACTAGCGTTCTGGTCGGGATTTCGGGAAATAACGTAACGGTTATCAATAACCGTGGGGTCGTGGCTATACCGCGGAGCGACAGAGAAATTACCCTTCATGATGTAGAAAGAGTGATCCAAGTAGCAAGAATAGTTGCGATACCGCCAGACCGGGAAATCATCGAAGTATTACCCAAACAGTTTATAGTTGACGGATGTGACGGCATAAGAGACCCTGTGGGTATGGTGGGAACCAGGTTGGAGGTTGAAGCGAGCATTATAACAGGGCAGCTTACAGCAATTCAAAACGTTGTAAGATGTGTCCAGAAGGCTGGCCTGGAAGTCGAAGGAATCACGTTGAAATCGCTCGCTGCAAGGGAGATACTTTTAAGCGATGATGAGCTGGATATGGGCGTCGCATTGGTCGACGTTGGAGCTGGAACCACTGAGATTACAGTGTTTCGCGGAAACAGCATCGCTCTATATAGCCTTATCCCGCTCGGAGGCGATTACATAACCAATGATATAGCGATTGGCCTTCGCTTGCCCTATTCACAGGCGGAAGCAATAAAGAGAAAATATGGCTGTGCAATGGTGAGTCAAGCATCGGATAAACCCGATATCGAGATACAGAGCATTGGAGAATCAAACACAAGGAGAATATCCCAGAAAGAGCTGGCAGCCATAATAGAACCGAGGGTGCAGGAAATTATTTCTATGATCTACAAGGAGCTGAAGGACCTGGATTACAGGGCGGTACTGGCCGCCGGAGCCGTTTTGTCCGGTAGTGGACTTTTATATATGAGAGGTGCTCTGGAGATAGCGCAAAAAATGCTGGGCATTCCCGTAAGAGCCGCCAGAACCGACATGTACGGTTATGACCATACGTTTACCGTAGCACTGGGCCTGATTTATTACGGCTACAAACAGAGGTCCTTTACGGAAAGAAACGGAGCTAAAGAGAAAAACACGTTAAGTATTTTTGAAAAAGCAAAGCGTTTCTTGAAAGAGTATTTTTAG
- the spoIIGA gene encoding sigma-E processing peptidase SpoIIGA, producing the protein MVIYFDVVFIINFLMNFTILWLVKLILKLDAANLRIAAGALLGNLFLLEVFFPSGALLQTIPGKIIVSIMMALIAFYPLSFSEFIKALGFFYFVSFMVGGGAFAIFYLINSEGAFTPLVNNISVPWWILLVSSLFLFVFFKFLWPFIYRILSKETLVVPVTIMFGQDQLKIKALIDTGNDLRDPITNYPVIIVEFSAIKELFPQEIRSFMVREPEEGLEEIIKAVSSSYWAARLRIIPFSSIGKSTGLMVGFKPDKVIVNFDNKVYEVRNTVLGIYHKVLSPQGTYRALLNPELLIG; encoded by the coding sequence ATGGTAATATACTTTGACGTGGTCTTTATAATAAATTTTCTCATGAATTTTACAATACTCTGGCTGGTAAAATTAATACTGAAACTGGATGCTGCAAATCTCAGAATTGCAGCAGGGGCCCTCTTAGGGAATCTATTTCTCCTTGAGGTATTTTTTCCTTCAGGTGCATTGTTACAAACGATTCCGGGCAAGATAATTGTATCAATAATGATGGCACTTATAGCCTTTTATCCTCTGAGTTTTTCCGAGTTTATCAAGGCCCTTGGCTTCTTTTATTTTGTTTCCTTTATGGTCGGGGGTGGCGCTTTTGCAATATTCTACTTAATTAACAGTGAAGGGGCGTTTACGCCTCTAGTAAATAATATTTCAGTGCCATGGTGGATATTACTCGTTTCTTCTCTGTTTTTATTTGTTTTTTTCAAATTTTTATGGCCTTTCATTTACAGGATACTGTCAAAAGAAACATTAGTTGTCCCGGTAACGATAATGTTCGGCCAAGATCAGCTCAAAATAAAGGCGCTGATTGACACTGGCAATGACCTGCGGGATCCGATTACCAATTATCCGGTGATAATAGTCGAATTTTCGGCAATAAAGGAACTGTTTCCTCAGGAGATAAGGTCTTTTATGGTGAGGGAACCGGAAGAAGGTCTTGAAGAGATAATTAAAGCAGTATCCAGTTCGTATTGGGCTGCGAGGCTTAGAATTATTCCGTTTAGCTCGATCGGCAAGAGCACTGGTTTGATGGTGGGCTTTAAGCCTGATAAAGTTATAGTCAATTTTGACAACAAAGTATATGAGGTAAGAAACACAGTGCTGGGGATTTACCACAAGGTCCTATCCCCGCAGGGTACTTACAGGGCTTTATTGAATCCGGAACTTTTAATTGGATAA